AGCCATTTGTTTAGAATTGGCGCCTTCCGGGCTGGCGCGTCTGTTGGGTCATAGGACCTAAAAATCTAATCACTGCACTCTCCCAGTCGGGTTCGTTCTTGGATGGGGGTGCAAATCATCCGTATGCCGGCAAATTTCGATTGCTTGCCATGGATCACTGATGCATTTTTACAGATTGCAATTGGCCGCAATACCTCTGCTGGACCCTTTGCACGTTCAACAAGAGAAGGTACTTTACGGCTGTTCTTTAGGGAAATTTGTGATGACTAACTTATTATCACCCGTAGATTGCCCTTCAGAAGCACTTCAAGTCTAAACGAGATCATGTTTTACAACGTCTTAAGGAACTTCATCTCGAGGTCGACATACCCCCAACGAGCACCTTTTATATCTGGCTCAATCTCGAAAAGCTGCCCCCTCCACTTAACAATGGATTGGTGCGTTTAAACAAATTCGGCAACAGATCATCAGTTATGCTAATACTTTATAGACATTCTTCGAAGAACTGCTAAAGGAGCAAACGATTGTCATCCCTGGTATCTTCTTTGACATAAATCCTGCACATCGTAGAAACCTATTCAATTCTCCTTGTCATCATTATGTCCGACTTTCCTTTGGTCCTCCTCTCAGAGACCTTGACAAAGGTTTGCGCGACACCATTGCCACCCTGTGACTTGATATTTATTTACCCTTTCTAGGGCTCGATGCCATTGGTCGCGTACTCAAGAAGGCGAAAAAGAGCGGCATGGGCGACTTCGGACAGGGGTAAGTTTGGCGTAACCTTCGATTCAACTATTTATTTCCTACTCCATGAACAGGTATAAGACCGCCATTGAGATGCCCAAAGAGCCAGCACAGGTTTGATCCCAAACCAAGGAAACAGGATCAACATCAGTTTTTCAGAGGCGTCAATGCTTTTGATTTGAATGTGCATTTTTTtggatatatatataaatttCGGGAAATTATGCCTCCTTATAAGTTCATAACTCAGGGTTGTAAGGAGCGAAGGCAGATTTAAATTCCTGGGCGTCTGCTCTGTCTTGCTCCTCAGACAACATGCATGCCTTCCAATCCATTCGGTCAGGTGTGCCCAGTAAGGATACCAATGCCTGTCTGAAAATACCACATCAAGGTGTAAGCCAAAGggcaagaaaagaaaagaaaagaaaagaatttGTTGCGAACCTTCCAAATTGGATACTAAAAGGCACTCGATCTTTTATGAGGTGCACCATCTTACGCCCATCAGGTAAGTCAACTTTGAAATAGCTCCCTCTACCATTCGCACAGGATGCAAGGGCAGCGTCGGCGTCGTCTTCGAAATCGATGCCCAACGGACGGCCTTCCTTGATAAATGTTTCTTCGATCTTGTCTTTCAGACGTACCGGTACGGGGACTGCTTGGACATGTGCATGCCCGCCCTTGGCCGATAGACGCCCAACTTCGAAAATGACAGGAACGGTGCCATATTTGGCATACATGGCCGTCAATGCAGCTTTAAACCTGAAATTTGCCTGGTGAGTATAAGCAAAGAAGGGACAAGGCCGCTAAGTCATTCACTTTTCAGTTTCGTCCAGAATTGGTGGGGCGAGATCGGGCGGTATAGTTGAGTATGTTGGGTAATGTGTAATGGGCACAATTAGTACATGTCCGCCACCAGGAACGTCAACGTGGTCCGCCGCGGATTGTGTTGGAATAATCTGGCCTTTCGGTAGCGTGACGTAGCATTCAGAGCCAATGGCGACTATAAGATGTTTGCTAGAAGGGGCGTGAGATAAAGCTAGCCATTATAAGAACCCAAAGAAAGCTCACGCAAGATTGGGGTTGGACAAGCAAAACCAGCATTCATCGGCTAGCGGAAATATACATCATCAATATCAGTATAGAGATCCAATACACAAACATGCATACTAGAAATTTCCTTGGGTGGCCCTCGCTTTCCACCTCGTCGTTCGCCCTGAGGAGGTCGTTGGTTCGCAACCAGGCAATCGTCCAAATAGTGGCCCTCGCTCCCGCATGCACGGCATACGTAGCCTGGTTTTGGCTTTTTACCACCAGTGTCGCCTCTCGCATCCCGAGTCGGACAATCGCGAACAAAGTGACCCACCTGCTCACAGATAAGCAAATGGATTTTACATTCGTAAAGAGAGTGCAAGGGAGTATACTTCATTGCAGATTTTGCATATGTAATCGTCCGGTGGCTTAGTACGTTCTGGGCAGTCATTGATAAAGTGCTAGTAAACAAGTCAGCAAATATGCGCACAAAGCAGGAGGGGTCTTGCCTCCGTAGATTCGCATCGCCTGCACTTGTACCCTGGAGGAGGTTTTCCTGGTTCACCTTGCTGTACTACAAGCATGAAATGAGTAAAACTTAAATACCCCATGGGACCTAGAAATCGAACCAGTACGACTTCGTTTTGCAGGCTGTTGTACATTGTTTCCGAATATAAAATTCTCCCCACTTCCACCATCTTCTAGGGGACGTTTAAACGGACGCGGAGCGGACTCGAGGAAAGGATTTTTCGTGAGATTTGTATGAAGGGCAGCTGGAGTAGTGGCCGCCACGATGGGACTGATGTTGAATGCGTAAAACCACTGAATGAGCCGCAGAGGTTAATCCAAGTAACAAAGCCAAAGAAATGACCAAGCCTTACTCTCtgtttctttccttccaCCGGGACCCCACCGAAAGCACCTAGGCTCACAAACCTAGACACCCGcccttcttcgtcttcccaAGCGTAGGGTTCTCTCTCCCAAAATCTCGAGGGACCAGCTGCAAAGTGATATCTGGGTTTTATTTTCCGAATAACTTCGTTTAATGGTGGGGCACCGATTGAGCGGAGCTGGGGATCAGGAAGTGGAACAGATGACAagttggagatggagatCGGCCAAACGTTTGTTAGAAGGATATCCACGAGTTGCGAAGAGGATGCAGATGCCTGTATCGAGGCAAGGGAGCTGTAGCTTTTCTGACTGGAATTCGAGCTTTTAACAAGAGTGTTGGATAGCAGCCGGTCAATTGTGtgatatgagaaaaatgGAGACATAAATCCCTGTACGGTTTACAAGTGAGAAACCCATTGTATAATGCATGCTTCAAGAAACATACGGGCGCAGCTTCGGCAGAGCCAAATATTGCAGGATCATAAGTCCCTCCTAAGCAGGCGATTCGCAGCCCATTTGCAGTCGTAATTATACCCGACTTGCCTGTCCTGACGTGCTCAATAGATACGAAAAACGGGAACGAAGAGAACATACTCATTAGAAAGACATTTTTGCACAACTCTCCTCCTGTCTTGGCAAACTTTTCAACGACTTTTGCTGGTAGAGGTTGATCCCCTTGCATCACGTAGCATTCCAAGGGAGCTGCCATATAACAGCGTAAATATATAATCAAGATCTAGCATAAAAACGTACCCTCAAGACTTCCGCTTAGTAGAAGGGAAATGTCGTCCTCCTCTTTGGTTTCGTCTCCAGCATCTTTCAGAGGGCCAAAGAAATCCCCTGTACAAAGTACAAGATCAAATTTGCCATATTTTGCATCTATGGCCTTGATTTTGGAAAACAAATCACGTATTGAACCTGCCGCTGACCCTACCGTCAATCTACGAAGAGAATATGAGATAGATAATATATCACTTTGATATAAGCTTACATTTTGGTAGCAGCAGTAGTCATTGCTTCAAACAGAAGCGTGCGAGTCTACGTCGCGTTAACTCGTCGCGTTGCGATGTCTTCAATAACGCGCTCGCAACTGACACTGCGTCATCATGTTTTTGTTTGGTAACGACGAGTGTACAAACACTAGTTACAACGGTTTACCTAGGTCACGTGATTGTGGATAACAAATATACTACAGGCCAAGGTCTGGTGTCTTGCACAAGGTTATTTGGTTCGGGCCTGTTTTATTGCTAAAAACACTATGCGTTGCTTAAATATCTTAGCTGAGTATACCGTTGAGTTGTCGATAAATACCATCGGTCTCTGAATGAATGACGTTCCAGGGCCCCCGACCCTATTGTCTGAGTTTCTCCGAGCGACTTTAAGCAAGCGATTGTCATTATTGGCGTCCTGTCATGCAGTTTTCCCGATGCTAAAATCCACCTCTGATCATCGACCGGTCAGCCTTATTCCCAATGCCCATTTGCTGTCAATAACATCCGCATCCTCTTGGTAGCCTTGTCGCTTTTACCAAGAAGTACTAAAATTGCAGATTGGATACACCTGTGTACATGTGCACAGCTGAATCCTTGTTGAGAATGGGGGTTGCCCAAGGCCTCTGCTGACCGCTAAATACACGCGACTTCAAAGTCTGGATCATTTGTTGGGAGACATGCATCGGCAAAGGCGGCATCGTTCCTGCTTGTGAATTCAAGTGACTGTGAACAAACCATATCTAGCACAACGACTGTGGGTCGAGCAGAAAGCGGCAGCAGAACAtggagatggaagaaatCTACGGACAAGTATGCTGCCCACGGCTGCTTGGCAAAACAGAGCAGCCGCCTAAAATGATGCGTATGGTGAGTGGCCTAGGTACCGCCGCGGGTATGGAGGAAATTGTACAGACCATCAGAAATGAGCGGTATCGTTCTGACAAAAGTGAGTGCGACTTGGAAAAGAGAACAGCGATTCTGATGAAAAGCAATATCCGGCAGGGCCATCAGCGGACATAGGCAGATGTCCAAAAAAGGAACAAAGTCTAAGCCAAATTTGGATGGACAATTCCCCGAATAGGACGCCGCTTTCCCTGTCATTGTCCTCAACATGTTTTATTCCTCAATGCTCTCACTCCTCTCTTGTTCTATAAAACACCGTTGACTCGCGACACACTTTCTTTGGCAACTCGCTCTCTTCATCATGCGCTCCTTTGCTTTCCTTGCCCTCTTCGCCATCTCCTCTTCCGTTGCTGCAGTGCCCCTTCAGCCTCTCATTGTTCCCCCGTTTGACCCCAGTAAAATTCTCTGCCAACTTCCTATCCTCAAGAAGTATTTATGTCCGTTGGCAGGCACAGCTGCTCTCAATAGGGCCACTCCACTAGGGACTGCCAGAGGGGTCGCTGATGTCGATGGTGCTTATAGGTTCCCCGTCAGATATGCTTCAGCGCCTAGATGGGGCCCTTCCACCCTCGTCTCTTCTTGGGACCTTCCGTACGGTTGTAACTTCTCATAAGCAAGCAGTTTTTGATTGGCTTTTTTAATCTAGAAACGGCTTCACCACCCCTTCCAGTTTGCCACTTGCTTGCCCCCAAGATGGTGTCGATGAATCAGCGTTCTCCGAAGATTGCTTGTCTATGGTTCTATACGTACCACCATCTTTGACTCTAACCAGCAATGCGCCAATTCTTGTCTGGTTTGTTATATGTTCTTCTTGGTGATATTACAGCTCCGTTTTGTTTAGCGGATTTTTCATGTAGGATTCACGGTGGCTCATTTGTCGTCGGCTCTGCGACCGGTCCCGGTTTGGATGGATCGAAGCTTGCAATTGCCACAGACTCTATCGTCATCGCTGTGCAATACCGTCTGGGTGTTGTATGTACATTTGATTCTGCTTTCTACTTCATCTCACAGTTCTTTTAGTTGGGCTTTATGGCACCCAATGGCGCGACAAACCTTGCGGTCAAAGATGTTATCACTGCTCTTCAGTTTATCAAGAAAATTGCCCCGTCATTTGGAGGGAGCAGTTCAAAGATAACGCTGGCCGGGCAAAGTAGTGGCGCCACAATGATTAGAGCCCTCCTCGCCACCCCTGCAGCATCCTCTCTGTTCAAATCGGCAATCATACAGTCTGACCCTATGGTACTACATTCTTACCATATTTTATGCAAAATGGCTGACAGCCTTTTAGAACTTTGGCTTTTTGAGCTCTCAAACTCAGGCAACCCTTCAAAATTTCTTCAATGAACAAACTGGCTGTGCTTCAACGGATTCCAATTGCCTGAA
This Psilocybe cubensis strain MGC-MH-2018 chromosome 3, whole genome shotgun sequence DNA region includes the following protein-coding sequences:
- a CDS encoding cAMP-regulated D2 protein — its product is MRSFAFLALFAISSSVAAVPLQPLIVPPFDPSKILCQLPILKKYLCPLAGTAALNRATPLGTARGVADVDGAYRFPVRYASAPRWGPSTLVSSWDLPNGFTTPSSLPLACPQDGVDESAFSEDCLSMVLYVPPSLTLTSNAPILVWIHGGSFVVGSATGPGLDGSKLAIATDSIVIAVQYRLGVLGFMAPNGATNLAVKDVITALQFIKKIAPSFGGSSSKITLAGQSSGATMIRALLATPAASSLFKSAIIQSDPMNFGFLSSQTQATLQNFFNEQTGCASTDSNCLNAMSLDDVLDSQDALLNNAFGLDPSTGRNVPIRPVLDGSVINTPLDSTKPFPTVSKPVLLTTVTQEAAFAIYSAFTTPLPEQALIPVCDDTFGEERTDVVVSSPHYAVPPGVNGTFDARVQLQTIGTDYLWKCSGWTFARNWVQHGGTAYVGQFVVGASYPGNEAVPYCLTPGVVCHQDDIQIVFGTVPNPTSAQSALITEIQKRYKAFLNNGNPNAAGVATWSKATNSDVKAMVLGGTGQVAVGACSPNFWGDAVQYDYQFYNA
- a CDS encoding Zinc finger CCCH domain-containing protein 59, with the protein product MTTAATKILTVGSAAGSIRDLFSKIKAIDAKYGKFDLVLCTGDFFGPLKDAGDETKEEDDISLLLSGSLEAPLECYVMQGDQPLPAKVVEKFAKTGGELCKNVFLMSKSGIITTANGLRIACLGGTYDPAIFGSAEAAPGFMSPFFSYHTIDRLLSNTLVKSSNSSQKSYSSLASIQASASSSQLVDILLTNVWPISISNLSSVPLPDPQLRSIGAPPLNEVIRKIKPRYHFAAGPSRFWEREPYAWEDEEGRVSRFVSLGAFGGVPVEGKKQRWFYAFNISPIVAATTPAALHTNLTKNPFLESAPRPFKRPLEDGGSGENFIFGNNVQQPAKRSRTGSISRSHGYSKVNQENLLQGTSAGDANLRRQDPSCFVRIFADLFTSTLSMTAQNVLSHRTITYAKSAMKYTPLHSLYECKIHLLICEQVGHFVRDCPTRDARGDTGGKKPKPGYVCRACGSEGHYLDDCLVANQRPPQGERRGGKRGPPKEISTDECWFCLSNPNLAKHLIVAIGSECYVTLPKGQIIPTQSAADHVDVPGGGHVLIVPITHYPTYSTIPPDLAPPILDETEKFKAALTAMYAKYGTVPVIFEVGRLSAKGGHAHVQAVPVPVRLKDKIEETFIKEGRPLGIDFEDDADAALASCANGRGSYFKVDLPDGRKMVHLIKDRVPFSIQFGRQALVSLLGTPDRMDWKACMLSEEQDRADAQEFKSAFAPYNPEL